The Penicillium psychrofluorescens genome assembly, chromosome: 2 nucleotide sequence AATCAAGGTGCCCGGGTGCAAATCCGCCGCGTGGGCAAGGATATGCGTGAGCAGCGCATAAGAAGCAATGTTAAATGGCACACCAAGACCCATATCACACGACCGCTGATAAAGAAGACATGAAAGCGTCCCCTTCTGATTTGGCCGACCCGTCTCCTCATCAAGCTTCATCCCCGGCGGAAACGAGACATAGAACTGCGCGAACATATGGCACGGCGGAAgggccatcttcttcagaTCCGCAGGATTCCAAGCACTCATGATAATGCGCCGATCAAACGGCGAATGGATAAGCTTGTGCACCACATCCTTGAGCTGATCAACGCCCTGGCCGTCGTAATCGGTTTTCGCGTCGATGTACTCCGCCCCAAAGTGTCGCCACTGGAACCCGTACACGGGGCCCAgatcgccttcttcgcgGTGTCCGAGTCCTACCTTATCGAGGTACTCGCGGCTGCCGTTTCCGTCCCAGATCTTGATCCCTGCTTCGGAGAGCGGGATCGACGAGGTGTTTGCTGAGATGAACCagaggagctcggcgagcatgGCGCGTAGGAAGACGCGTTTTGTGGTTAGAAGGGGCAGCACGGGGATTGGGGATCCGCCGTCTGGGTTTGGCTTTGAGAGAGAAAAGCGTAGTTGCGGTGGCGCGAACAGACTGCGCGTTCCTGTCCCCGTGCGATCCGGACGGTGTTCGCCTTGCGACAGGATTGTGCGGATGAGATTGAGGTATTGGTGTTCTTCGTGGGAAGGGTCGTGTGCTTTTGAGGGTGTTTGCGCTGGCGCGGCTGCGCTTGTGTTGAGGTGTTCCTGggtcatggtggatggtggtgttgaggGAGGAGGGGCAGTTGTTCTGGAGAGCGGGAAAGAAAGACGCGCGAAGCCAAATCAAATGGACGCGCGCGGTCACGTGCACGATAAGCCCTATCATCTATTCGAGTGTTTAACGGAGCATTGGGGATCTTTGGCGCTTTGACGGCGTTGTTTGGCTTGCTGGATATCCTTGTGTATATATAGGGAAAGCAGATTCAGGGGTTTACTAGCCAGTTTGCGAAAAGCCAAACAGGTTGAGAACACTGAGCTGTGCTATTGTCCTCGTATGCGTGTTGATAATATGTCGAGTATGAATTGATACTATTTGCTCTTTTCAAATCGTGATCGTATCTGTTTAACGAGATAAATGAAATCATCTTCAAATCAGCTCAACTCCGCTGAATATGTACATGCTCATTAGGATATTAACTCCAAACCCATGACCGCATCATACGTTTTTGCGTTATTTTGCTGCCACTATAACTCCGTCCGCAGATTTATGCGCTTAGCCCGTTCTAATCGGCAAGTAGATCTAGTCCAACACCCCGGAGGGCACCCACAGCCCATTCGGGATACTTGGACTTGTCACCACCATACTGATTGGAGAAAAACTGGCGCACAAAGTCCGGATATCGGTCCTCTCGGATGGCTTGGTGTACAGCATTCATCAAAGACAGTAGAAAGTGGACATTGTGGATTGTAAGACTGCAGAGAAATTAGCAATTGATCTTAATCGGAACACGAAACGCTGATCTTACAGATGAGCGCCAACCGTTTCCTTCGCAGCCACGTGGTACATGTATGCGCGCGTGATTCCTAGGCCACCCTGCTCAGTTGGGCGACAGCAAGCACAGGTGCAATCCTTATCAATAGGACCAAAATCTTGGGCGAATTCCTTATGGCGAATATTCAATGTACCCGACGAAACAATGGCTTGACCGAAGCGCTGTTGCGAGTTAAGTAATTTCTCCGATGACAAGATAGAGAGGGTCTTACCGCGGTTCGTGTCGGCCACACGCAGTCGAACATATCTGCTCCCAAAGCCACGGCCACAATTATATCCTCAGGGTACCCCTAGCATACTGTCAGTCGAGGCAATTGAGAGAacgaagatgaagaactCACTACACCCATGACATAGCGGGGCTTATCCTCCGGAAGCAGTCCTGTACACGTGTCTACCCTTTTATCGAGTTAGCTGCGTGTCTCCGTGATGGGAGGTATGTCCACATACACCTTGCAGAACTCCTCCTTCGCTTCGCCGCCCGAGAGACCTCCAATAGCAATCCCGGGGGTATCTCGTGCCACCATCTCAGCACAGCACTGTTTTCGGAGCTCAAGATCCAGACCACCTTGAATAATGCAAAAAAGATTCTGTCGTTCAGGATATTGGTGCGCCTCGATACATCGATCCAACCACCGCACAGATCGCTCCATAGCTTCCTTGATGCGAGCATGGTCAGGCGACGTAGTGGCAATCACATCGTCTAGCTGCATAATAATATCAGACCCAATGGAATTCTGAAGAGAAATCGAGTGCTCCGGAGTAAGAAGCCTGCAATGTGGTTAGAAATAAAAGCTCCAATAAACGGGAAAGGAGGGACACGTACATTGGGGAGCCATCATGCGGACTAAGAAACCGCACACCTTCTTCTGTGACCGTAGCCAGCTCGAGAAGAGAGACCATTTGAAATCTAAGTCAGAGGTCCGATTAGTTCTTATTTCACCTTTCCCCTCGGGAATATCGAGGATATCTCACCCTCCGCTGTCGGTCAAGAGATTCCGGTCCCAGCCCTGCAGCTTATGCGCTCCACCAACTGCATCCAAGACCTCCTGGCCGGGCTTCAAGCCGAGATGATATGTGTTATTCAAACAGAGCATACATCCCGTTTGTCGGAGCTGCTCATATGTCAGGCCCTTGAGGGATGCCTGTGTTGCGACGGGCATAAAGATCGGCAGCTGAACGGAGCCATGAGGGAGGTGGAGAGTGCTGGCGCGGGCTTTGGTGG carries:
- a CDS encoding uncharacterized protein (ID:PFLUO_003649-T1.cds;~source:funannotate), whose amino-acid sequence is MTQEHLNTSAAAPAQTPSKAHDPSHEEHQYLNLIRTILSQGEHRPDRTGTGTRSLFAPPQLRFSLSKPNPDGGSPIPVLPLLTTKRVFLRAMLAELLWFISANTSSIPLSEAGIKIWDGNGSREYLDKVGLGHREEGDLGPVYGFQWRHFGAEYIDAKTDYDGQGVDQLKDVVHKLIHSPFDRRIIMSAWNPADLKKMALPPCHMFAQFYVSFPPGMKLDEETGRPNQKGTLSCLLYQRSCDMGLGVPFNIASYALLTHILAHAADLHPGTLIHTMGDAHVYLDHIDALNEQLTREPTEFPELRIKRDDRGSAVVDGWKEDEFEVIGYKPHKTIKMKMSV
- a CDS encoding uncharacterized protein (ID:PFLUO_003650-T1.cds;~source:funannotate), translating into MSTTTESARKSMPSALTFERHAKCSTTKARASTLHLPHGSVQLPIFMPVATQASLKGLTYEQLRQTGCMLCLNNTYHLGLKPGQEVLDAVGGAHKLQGWDRNLLTDSGGFQMVSLLELATVTEEGVRFLSPHDGSPMLLTPEHSISLQNSIGSDIIMQLDDVIATTSPDHARIKEAMERSVRWLDRCIEAHQYPERQNLFCIIQGGLDLELRKQCCAEMVARDTPGIAIGGLSGGEAKEEFCKVVDTCTGLLPEDKPRYVMGVGYPEDIIVAVALGADMFDCVWPTRTARFGQAIVSSGTLNIRHKEFAQDFGPIDKDCTCACCRPTEQGGLGITRAYMYHVAAKETVGAHLLTIHNVHFLLSLMNAVHQAIREDRYPDFVRQFFSNQYGGDKSKYPEWAVGALRGVGLDLLAD